One Carassius auratus strain Wakin chromosome 3, ASM336829v1, whole genome shotgun sequence genomic region harbors:
- the rpl23 gene encoding 60S ribosomal protein L23 → MSKRGRGGSSGAKFRISLGLPVGAVINCADNTGAKNLYIISVKGIKGRLNRLPAAGVGDMVMATVKKGKPELRKKVHPAVVIRQRKSYRRKDGVFLYFEDNAGVIVNNKGEMKGSGITGPVAKECADLWPRIASNAGSIA, encoded by the exons ATGTCCAAGAGAG GACGTGGTGGGTCATCGGGAGCCAAGTTCCGTATTTCCCTGGGTCTCCCAGTGGGAGCGGTCATCAACTGCGCTGACAACACGG GTGCCAAGAACCTGTACATCATATCAGTCAAAGGCATCAAGGGTCGACTGAATAGGCTCCCTGCCGCTGGTGTGGGCGACATGGTCATGGCCACAGTGAAGAAAGGGAAGCCAGAGCTCAGGAAAAAGG TGCATCCTGCAGTGGTGATACGACAGCGGAAGTCGTATCGACGAAAAGATGGCGTTTTTCTATACTTTGAAGACAATGCTGGGGTCATAGTGAATAACAAAGGAGAAATGAAAG GCTCAGGTATCACAGGCCCCGTCGCCAAGGAATGCGCAGACCTGTGGCCCAGGATAGCTTCCAATGCTGGTAGTATTGCCTGA